In the Gossypium raimondii isolate GPD5lz chromosome 9, ASM2569854v1, whole genome shotgun sequence genome, one interval contains:
- the LOC105798835 gene encoding uncharacterized protein LOC105798835, with protein MGTEILRPQDCLIEQIRVSSTACSRRRYGNGSFNPTYNYNNSNSNNSNGNVRFTRKPVQRKRVGSEQRVSKRSGSVDDLNTVANNFKMEKVTILRRGESLDSKIKSNNGGGKEDGLVATGTDRLGPDPEMVSKQIRFVDIKSPVTGKSDVYAGSAFAVSPEPSSLPLPSFSKKKHVPIDDSATRDLRRILRLDI; from the coding sequence ATGGGGACTGAAATTTTACGGCCTCAGGATTGTTTGATTGAACAGATCCGTGTTTCTTCGACGGCTTGTTCTCGTCGGAGATATGGAAATGGTAGCTTTAATCCTAcctataattataataatagtaatagcAATAACAGCAACGGGAACGTTAGATTTACCAGGAAACCGGTCCAGAGGAAGCGAGTCGGGTCGGAGCAGCGGGTTTCGAAGAGATCTGGCTCCGTCGATGACTTGAATACGGTGGCGAACAATTTCAAGATGGAGAAGGTTACGATTTTGAGGCGCGGAGAGTCGTTGGATTCGAAGATCAAGAGCAACAACGGCGGTGGAAAGGAAGACGGGTTGGTCGCCACGGGTACGGATAGGTTAGGTCCAGATCCAGAAATGGTTTCGAAACAGATCAGATTTGTGGATATCAAGTCTCCGGTGACCGGAAAATCCGACGTGTACGCTGGATCGGCTTTCGCTGTCTCTCCGGAACCGAGTTCTCTTCCTTTGCCTTCTTTCTCGAAGAAGAAGCATGTTCCGATCGATGATTCGGCCACTAGGGATCTCAGGCGTATACTCCGACTTGACATCTGA